In Methanobacterium paludis, the following proteins share a genomic window:
- a CDS encoding cyclophilin-like fold protein translates to MDIEIEIVGKGKAVAVLDERNPETAKKIYESLPVSADAISWLEEVYFDMPLQLEYENPSPKTQKGDLSYWPPGPAFCVFYGKSQPVSDVNNFGRITENLELFSKVEDGDKIVIKKL, encoded by the coding sequence ATGGATATAGAAATAGAGATAGTTGGAAAAGGAAAAGCTGTGGCAGTTCTGGATGAGAGAAACCCTGAAACTGCAAAAAAGATCTATGAAAGTTTACCCGTCAGCGCTGATGCAATTAGTTGGCTTGAAGAAGTTTATTTCGACATGCCGCTTCAGTTGGAGTATGAAAATCCATCTCCCAAAACTCAAAAGGGTGATTTATCCTACTGGCCACCGGGCCCAGCTTTCTGCGTATTTTATGGAAAATCTCAGCCTGTGTCTGATGTGAACAACTTTGGTAGAATTACAGAGAACCTGGAACTCTTCAGCAAGGTTGAAGATGGGGATAAAATAGTTATAAAAAAATTATAG
- a CDS encoding EFR1 family ferrodoxin (N-terminal region resembles flavodoxins. C-terminal ferrodoxin region binds two 4Fe-4S clusters.) gives MGLLRSVVEKKGYKPIGACEIIMPSNIFFIPDGRTCDDKVRTGLVKAEKYALSILDGSSRWGRVPVLSDAMHTISSGLLKLAEADLHQKYIKFRADKSKCSKCCICVDICPVGNIEMGEYPETGNNCQYCLRCVSFCPRSALPCMFNYKGKTYRAVDLEDFRE, from the coding sequence GTGGGTCTGCTGCGCTCAGTTGTTGAGAAAAAAGGTTATAAACCCATAGGGGCCTGTGAGATAATCATGCCTTCAAACATCTTTTTCATCCCTGATGGAAGGACATGTGATGATAAGGTGAGAACGGGACTTGTGAAGGCTGAAAAATACGCCCTATCAATTCTTGATGGAAGTTCTAGGTGGGGTCGTGTCCCTGTGTTGTCAGATGCAATGCATACCATATCCTCTGGTTTGTTAAAGCTTGCTGAAGCGGATCTTCACCAGAAGTACATTAAATTCAGGGCAGACAAGTCCAAATGCAGTAAGTGCTGCATCTGTGTGGATATTTGTCCTGTTGGGAACATAGAAATGGGTGAGTACCCTGAAACTGGCAACAACTGTCAGTACTGCCTGAGATGTGTTTCATTCTGCCCGAGAAGTGCCCTGCCGTGTATGTTCAACTACAAGGGGAAGACTTACAGGGCTGTGGATCTTGAGGATTTTCGGGAGTAG
- a CDS encoding PRC-barrel domain-containing protein: protein MKVSEFLGTRVLDKNGFEIGKVVDMFVEPKKGVINNIVISTGEFGLRRKDLEITTDDIEGMGDYVILNIEKAEVEERVEEAEEKTEKPRVKLEKSD, encoded by the coding sequence ATGAAAGTGAGTGAATTTCTAGGCACAAGAGTTTTGGATAAAAACGGATTTGAAATTGGTAAAGTGGTAGACATGTTTGTAGAACCAAAAAAGGGTGTTATAAACAACATAGTTATATCCACTGGCGAGTTTGGACTTAGAAGAAAGGATCTGGAAATAACTACAGATGACATAGAAGGTATGGGGGACTATGTCATATTAAACATTGAAAAAGCCGAAGTAGAAGAAAGGGTTGAAGAAGCTGAAGAAAAAACTGAGAAACCGCGGGTAAAACTTGAAAAATCCGATTAA
- the deoC gene encoding deoxyribose-phosphate aldolase, producing MCLISPEKLAKMIDHTNVKPDASKDDIKRLCDEAARYDFSCACVTPTNVSLALEFLTGSDVDICAVVGFPFGTNKPETKAFEAQQAVEDGASEIDMVLNIGALKSGKNGFVIRDIGGVVEFSEESIVKVILETALLNTEEKIRACILADKAGADFIKTSTGIGYPGANVEDVELIKNTIGTEMEIKASGGIRDLKTALAMIEAGASKIGTSTGPQIMEELLKMQR from the coding sequence ATGTGTTTGATATCCCCTGAAAAACTTGCAAAAATGATAGATCATACCAATGTGAAACCAGATGCCAGTAAAGATGATATAAAAAGGCTTTGTGATGAGGCAGCAAGGTATGATTTTTCCTGTGCCTGTGTAACCCCCACAAATGTGTCCCTTGCACTGGAATTTTTAACTGGCTCTGATGTTGACATCTGCGCCGTGGTTGGATTCCCCTTTGGTACAAACAAGCCTGAAACGAAAGCTTTTGAAGCACAGCAAGCCGTTGAAGATGGAGCATCTGAAATAGATATGGTTTTAAATATTGGAGCGCTCAAATCTGGAAAAAATGGATTTGTAATAAGGGACATTGGAGGGGTTGTGGAATTTTCAGAGGAAAGCATTGTTAAGGTGATACTTGAAACTGCTCTTTTAAACACAGAAGAAAAGATCAGAGCATGTATTCTGGCAGATAAAGCAGGGGCAGATTTTATTAAAACATCCACAGGCATTGGGTATCCGGGTGCAAATGTCGAAGACGTGGAACTGATAAAAAATACCATCGGCACTGAAATGGAAATTAAAGCATCAGGAGGGATTAGGGACCTTAAAACAGCCCTCGCAATGATAGAAGCTGGAGCATCAAAAATAGGTACTTCAACCGGTCCCCAGATAATGGAGGAACTTCTAAAAATGCAACGTTAA
- a CDS encoding CBS domain-containing protein yields the protein MRYSLKIFTVFGIPVELHISFLLLMLIIYIVAFLNLIPGLNLLIAVLITLLFVTVIIHELSHSYVAQKYGVTITSIVLLPIGGVSTMEEIPSDPGQELRIAVAGPAVNFLIAFVGYAVVLSIGSFIPNDLTETIYYFSLLNLILGAFNLLPAFPMDGGRVLRAYLAGRMNYVKATRVAATVGKQLAFVMAILGILILNVFLILIAVFIYIGAEQEYKSILISTLLEGVLVKDIMTKDVKTLSPETSVQDTLNTMFQKKHMGYPVKDNENLVGIVTFHDVSKVPEELRGSSVKDIMTKKLIVSSPREEVFDALKKLSKNDIGRLPVVEEGKLVGIVSKTDIMKSLEVLNLKLS from the coding sequence GTGAGATACTCCCTAAAAATCTTCACAGTTTTTGGAATACCAGTGGAACTCCATATATCTTTCCTACTTCTGATGCTAATTATTTACATAGTTGCCTTTTTAAATCTCATACCTGGTTTGAACCTCTTGATAGCTGTTTTAATAACATTACTTTTTGTAACTGTGATTATACATGAATTGAGTCATTCCTATGTTGCCCAGAAGTACGGGGTTACTATTACAAGCATAGTTCTCCTCCCGATTGGTGGAGTTTCAACCATGGAGGAGATACCCTCGGATCCAGGTCAGGAACTTAGGATAGCTGTGGCAGGACCCGCAGTAAACTTCTTAATAGCATTTGTTGGTTATGCTGTAGTCCTGTCAATCGGTTCTTTCATCCCTAACGATCTTACAGAGACTATCTACTACTTTTCATTATTGAACCTGATTTTAGGAGCATTCAACCTGCTTCCAGCATTTCCAATGGATGGTGGACGTGTTTTAAGAGCATATCTTGCAGGAAGGATGAACTACGTTAAGGCAACCCGAGTTGCAGCAACCGTTGGAAAACAGCTTGCATTTGTAATGGCCATTTTGGGAATCCTCATCCTAAACGTTTTTTTGATATTGATCGCAGTGTTTATCTACATTGGAGCGGAGCAAGAGTACAAATCTATCCTCATATCAACGTTACTCGAGGGGGTGCTTGTCAAAGATATCATGACAAAGGACGTGAAGACACTAAGCCCTGAAACCAGTGTTCAGGATACATTAAACACCATGTTTCAGAAAAAGCACATGGGATATCCTGTAAAAGACAACGAAAACCTTGTGGGAATTGTAACCTTCCACGATGTTTCAAAGGTGCCTGAAGAACTGAGAGGGTCCTCTGTTAAGGATATAATGACAAAAAAACTTATAGTATCCAGCCCAAGAGAAGAAGTGTTTGATGCCCTTAAAAAGCTCAGTAAAAATGATATTGGAAGATTACCAGTTGTTGAAGAGGGAAAACTGGTTGGAATCGTTTCAAAAACAGATATAATGAAGTCTCTAGAAGTATTGAACCTTAAACTTTCATAA
- a CDS encoding DUF2098 domain-containing protein, whose product MEVADARGKIIFKGAHVRYTGTGSAGEVTDIKSNDDGSWAKIDTTDLWYKSQFIELIEEDQYKKLKVKEVPEIEEDVDEKEKIHGKVNKSRKKKIGEGVDMSSELCDGGG is encoded by the coding sequence ATGGAAGTCGCAGATGCACGTGGAAAAATAATCTTCAAAGGGGCTCACGTTAGATACACAGGCACAGGCAGTGCTGGTGAGGTTACAGACATCAAATCAAATGATGATGGATCATGGGCAAAGATAGACACAACAGATCTCTGGTATAAAAGCCAGTTCATAGAACTCATAGAAGAAGACCAGTACAAGAAATTAAAAGTCAAAGAAGTCCCTGAAATTGAAGAAGACGTTGATGAGAAAGAAAAAATCCATGGAAAGGTCAATAAAAGTAGGAAGAAAAAAATAGGCGAAGGCGTGGATATGAGCTCGGAACTGTGCGATGGTGGGGGCTGA
- a CDS encoding tRNA uridine(34) 5-carboxymethylaminomethyl modification radical SAM/GNAT enzyme Elp3 codes for MEEACRLIINEILEGNIKTKSDLEKAKLKACREFQLEKFMSNSMILRTATLEERRMIAPVVQKKPTRTISGVAVVAVMCKPHKCPHGRCLYCPESKNAPPSYTGEEPAALRARMFDFHPYKQTYNRLLQLESIGHPLDKVELIVMGGTFPSYFLCYQEWFISKCLEAMNDFGIKNPEESIKIKSDTHMDVPQDFVYLEDVQRTNEKSPVRCVGMTFETRPDYCKIPDVDRMLNMGVTRVELGVQTIYNFIYKRIERGHTIEDVVESTRILRDSGIKVAMHLMPGLFSDFDRDMRIFKRVFSDSRFKPDMLKIYPCLVTEGSKIHEMWQKGEYIPYTTEEAVDLIVEVKKILPKWVRTMRIQRDIPSPLIEAGVKKSNLGELVYNKLTEHGANCKCIRCREVGHRAAEGVNTNFDDIKLLREEYDAGEGREIFLSFEDVKSDVLIGFLRLRMPSAKAHRKEVDSKTALLRELHVYGPMAKIGDKKQAEIWQHMGYGEQLLAEAEKIASEEYDKNKLLVISGIGARNYYKKFGYSREGPYMSKRI; via the coding sequence ATGGAAGAGGCTTGCAGACTCATAATCAACGAAATCCTTGAAGGAAATATTAAAACAAAAAGTGACCTTGAAAAGGCCAAGCTCAAAGCCTGTAGAGAGTTCCAGCTTGAGAAGTTCATGAGCAATTCCATGATACTTCGGACTGCCACTCTAGAAGAAAGGCGAATGATAGCACCGGTTGTACAGAAGAAACCAACAAGAACAATCTCAGGGGTTGCTGTGGTTGCTGTGATGTGCAAACCCCATAAATGTCCCCATGGAAGATGTTTATACTGCCCTGAAAGCAAGAATGCACCTCCAAGTTATACAGGAGAAGAGCCGGCGGCACTTCGGGCCCGTATGTTCGATTTCCATCCGTACAAACAAACCTACAACCGTCTTTTACAACTTGAAAGTATAGGCCACCCACTGGACAAGGTTGAACTCATAGTGATGGGAGGAACATTCCCATCGTACTTCCTCTGTTACCAGGAATGGTTTATAAGTAAATGTCTGGAAGCGATGAACGATTTTGGGATAAAAAATCCTGAAGAAAGTATTAAAATCAAATCAGACACCCACATGGATGTTCCACAGGATTTTGTTTACCTTGAGGATGTTCAAAGAACCAATGAAAAGTCCCCTGTACGCTGCGTTGGAATGACCTTTGAAACCAGACCAGATTACTGTAAAATTCCTGATGTTGACCGTATGCTTAACATGGGTGTTACAAGAGTGGAGTTAGGTGTTCAAACCATTTACAACTTCATATACAAACGTATAGAACGCGGGCACACCATCGAGGATGTGGTTGAATCTACAAGGATACTCAGGGATTCGGGTATCAAAGTTGCAATGCACCTCATGCCCGGACTATTTTCAGATTTTGATAGGGATATGAGGATATTCAAAAGAGTGTTCAGTGATTCCAGATTCAAACCCGACATGCTGAAGATATACCCCTGCCTTGTGACTGAAGGCTCTAAGATCCATGAAATGTGGCAGAAGGGTGAGTACATTCCTTACACAACTGAGGAAGCTGTGGACCTCATAGTTGAAGTCAAGAAGATCCTGCCCAAATGGGTTCGGACCATGAGGATTCAAAGGGACATACCATCACCCCTCATAGAAGCGGGTGTTAAAAAATCCAACCTCGGTGAGCTCGTTTACAATAAACTCACAGAACATGGAGCTAACTGCAAGTGTATAAGATGCAGAGAAGTTGGGCATAGGGCCGCGGAGGGTGTGAACACCAATTTTGATGATATAAAACTCCTTCGTGAAGAATACGATGCAGGCGAAGGACGAGAGATATTTCTTTCATTTGAAGATGTGAAATCAGACGTTCTCATCGGATTTTTAAGGCTGAGAATGCCGTCAGCGAAGGCCCACAGAAAAGAAGTTGACAGTAAAACAGCCCTCTTGAGGGAACTGCACGTTTACGGGCCAATGGCCAAGATAGGAGATAAAAAACAGGCCGAAATATGGCAGCACATGGGCTACGGTGAGCAGCTTCTAGCTGAAGCCGAGAAAATAGCTTCCGAAGAATATGATAAGAACAAATTGCTTGTGATAAGTGGTATTGGGGCTCGAAATTACTATAAAAAATTTGGATACAGCAGAGAGGGTCCCTACATGTCAAAGAGGATTTAA
- a CDS encoding beta strand repeat-containing protein: MKIEKNKLIFQLPLLLLGVLVLFSFGFSTASAADTSIYVSTQGNNSWDGQSAVWNTTSGPKATISNATGTVAENGTVYIANGTYNESGINININMNIIGESQQNTIINGTNSGNSIFIIASGLNVTINNLTLTQGQSDNGGAIYTEGTTTLTNCNFENNLAYGWGGGAIYNQGTMTLTNCNFENNQAYGIGGAIESHGTLNITKCDFTNNSAFDGGCISIESGSVNIKDSTFTGNTATNNGGAIYNGGTLTVTNSTLNNNTATTNGGAIISFGTLEVVSSTLTSNTANYGGAIENRKGTVALTNSTLNNNTATTNGGAIISYYGTLTVTNSTLNNNTAATSGGAKTSGGAIYNTAYNEYDDSYSNGSLTVTNSTLNNNTAYYGGAIYNDGTITIDNSTLTGNTASTGGAIFNYGTITIDYSTLNNNIATTDSPFNSYDGGAICNAKGALNVTNSTLNNNTAYYGGAIINDGNLTVTNSTLTDNTANYGGAICNEELLTVTNSTLNNNTATTYGGAISSFSGTLNVTNSTFTGNTANYGGAIWNEKGLLTVTNSTLNNNTANYGGAILNVYGSLTVTNSTLTGNTANYGGAIYSGYNSFNVTGSALNNNTARINGGAIYNYYSDVNPVVNFNQIVGNSPNTIVIYSKTGTVDATLNWWGSNDNPSGNVNDNVNVTSWLILSITADPTSILNGSNSTVTVDLLHANNETIQDPTNGHVPDGILINFTGTLGTLNSSTLQNGQATSIFTAKSAGTGSITATINNYSVSTPITVRTPPTVTVIDPANNTVNVAINKVIKVTFNEPIKAGTGWIELVKNNDTSVSIPITWNISGNVLTVTTNSTLAHGVGYRLLIHTGSITNLASDNVAAYVSRFTTSSDVTAPTVKTVDPANNAVNVAADKVIKVTFNEAIAKGTGWIELTTSNGTVVPSTFSISGNVLTIKANSTLTHGVKYNVLIHTGSVTDLAGNNVAGYVSRFTVDTIAPTVKTVNPTNNAANIATNKVIEVTFNEAITKGTGWIELVASNGTSVTINSTTNGNVLTITPTSALSKRTHYSLLIHTGSVTDLAGNNVASYVTRFTTTTT; encoded by the coding sequence ATGAAAATTGAAAAAAATAAATTAATTTTCCAACTTCCATTGCTGCTTCTGGGCGTTCTGGTTCTATTCTCTTTTGGTTTTAGCACTGCATCTGCAGCTGATACATCGATCTACGTCAGCACCCAGGGAAACAACAGCTGGGATGGACAATCTGCCGTATGGAACACTACAAGCGGACCAAAAGCCACAATATCCAATGCTACAGGCACAGTTGCAGAAAACGGAACAGTCTACATAGCCAACGGAACCTACAACGAATCTGGAATAAACATCAACATTAACATGAATATAATAGGTGAAAGCCAGCAAAACACCATAATAAATGGAACAAACAGCGGAAACTCCATATTCATCATTGCATCTGGATTGAACGTTACTATCAACAATTTAACACTCACACAAGGCCAAAGTGATAATGGTGGAGCTATTTACACTGAAGGTACTACGACCTTAACTAACTGTAACTTCGAAAATAACTTGGCCTATGGATGGGGTGGTGGAGCTATTTACAATCAAGGTACTATGACCCTAACTAACTGTAACTTCGAAAATAACCAGGCCTACGGAATTGGTGGAGCTATAGAAAGTCATGGTACTCTAAATATAACAAAATGTGATTTTACCAATAACAGTGCATTTGATGGTGGATGTATTTCCATTGAGAGCGGTTCTGTAAATATAAAAGACAGCACTTTCACAGGTAACACCGCAACAAATAACGGTGGAGCTATTTACAACGGCGGAACTTTAACCGTGACCAACAGCACACTCAACAACAACACCGCAACAACTAATGGTGGAGCCATCATAAGTTTTGGAACTTTAGAAGTAGTCAGCAGCACACTCACAAGCAACACCGCAAACTATGGTGGAGCCATCGAAAACAGGAAGGGAACAGTAGCATTAACCAACAGCACACTCAACAACAACACCGCAACAACTAATGGTGGAGCCATTATCAGTTATTATGGAACTTTAACAGTAACCAACAGCACACTCAACAACAACACCGCAGCAACTAGTGGTGGAGCCAAAACTAGTGGTGGAGCCATTTACAACACCGCATATAATGAATATGATGATAGCTACAGTAATGGAAGTTTAACAGTAACCAACAGCACACTCAACAACAACACCGCATATTATGGTGGAGCCATATACAACGATGGAACAATAACAATAGATAACAGCACACTCACAGGCAACACCGCATCTACTGGTGGAGCCATCTTCAACTATGGAACAATAACAATAGATTACAGCACACTCAACAACAATATCGCAACAACAGATAGTCCTTTTAATTCTTATGATGGTGGAGCTATCTGCAACGCTAAGGGGGCTTTAAACGTGACCAACAGCACACTCAACAACAACACCGCATATTATGGTGGAGCTATTATAAACGATGGAAATTTAACCGTGACCAACAGCACACTCACAGACAACACCGCAAACTATGGTGGAGCAATCTGCAACGAGGAACTTTTAACAGTAACCAACAGCACACTCAACAACAACACCGCAACAACTTATGGTGGAGCCATCAGCAGCTTTAGTGGAACTTTAAACGTAACCAACAGCACATTCACAGGCAACACCGCAAACTATGGTGGAGCAATCTGGAATGAGAAGGGACTTTTAACAGTAACCAACAGCACTCTCAACAACAACACCGCAAACTATGGTGGAGCAATTCTCAATGTTTATGGAAGTTTAACAGTGACCAACAGCACACTCACAGGCAACACCGCAAACTATGGTGGAGCAATCTACAGTGGTTATAATAGTTTTAATGTGACTGGTAGTGCACTTAACAACAACACCGCAAGAATTAATGGTGGAGCCATCTACAATTATTATAGTGATGTTAATCCGGTTGTTAACTTCAATCAGATTGTTGGAAACAGTCCAAATACCATTGTAATTTACAGTAAAACTGGTACAGTTGATGCTACGCTTAACTGGTGGGGTTCAAATGATAATCCATCAGGTAATGTGAATGATAATGTTAACGTCACATCATGGTTAATTTTGAGCATAACAGCAGATCCTACAAGTATATTGAACGGTAGTAACTCAACTGTAACTGTTGATCTACTGCATGCCAATAATGAAACAATCCAGGACCCTACAAATGGCCATGTGCCAGATGGCATACTAATAAACTTCACAGGAACTCTCGGAACTCTCAACTCCAGTACACTACAAAATGGTCAGGCAACATCCATATTCACAGCAAAAAGTGCAGGTACCGGCAGTATCACAGCAACAATCAATAACTACTCAGTTTCAACCCCGATCACAGTAAGAACACCACCAACCGTGACCGTGATTGACCCTGCAAACAACACGGTGAATGTGGCTATTAATAAAGTGATTAAAGTCACCTTCAACGAACCTATCAAAGCAGGTACAGGTTGGATAGAACTTGTGAAAAATAATGACACAAGCGTGTCTATACCTATTACATGGAATATTAGTGGTAATGTGCTGACTGTAACAACTAACAGCACCTTAGCTCACGGAGTTGGGTACCGTCTGCTTATCCACACAGGCAGCATAACAAATTTAGCCAGTGATAATGTAGCTGCTTATGTATCACGTTTCACCACGAGCTCAGATGTTACGGCACCTACTGTGAAAACAGTGGACCCTGCAAACAACGCAGTGAACGTTGCAGCCGATAAAGTGATCAAAGTCACCTTCAACGAAGCTATCGCAAAAGGTACAGGTTGGATAGAGCTTACCACTAGTAATGGTACGGTTGTACCAAGCACATTCTCTATAAGTGGTAATGTGTTAACCATAAAAGCTAACAGCACTTTAACTCACGGAGTTAAATACAATGTGCTTATCCACACAGGCAGTGTAACAGACTTAGCAGGTAACAATGTGGCCGGTTATGTATCCCGCTTCACTGTGGACACCATTGCACCTACTGTGAAAACAGTAAACCCAACAAACAACGCAGCCAACATTGCAACAAATAAGGTGATCGAAGTCACCTTCAACGAAGCAATCACAAAAGGTACAGGTTGGATAGAGCTTGTAGCCAGTAACGGCACATCTGTAACTATCAACTCAACCACCAATGGCAATGTGTTAACCATAACACCAACCAGCGCCTTGAGTAAAAGAACACATTACAGCCTACTCATCCACACAGGCAGTGTAACAGACCTGGCCGGTAACAACGTAGCAAGTTACGTAACCCGATTCACAACAACCACAACATAA